Proteins encoded in a region of the Antedon mediterranea chromosome 2, ecAntMedi1.1, whole genome shotgun sequence genome:
- the LOC140039297 gene encoding migration and invasion enhancer 1-like — MIDGTTDNRAHKGYENRFLELQSHIQSAVPEVEVSGSVGRSQSFEVTLNNQTLFSKLESGGFPNTDQIVKQIVDYDGGGVQQVTDISFPGCNIL, encoded by the exons ATGATTGACGGGACCACGGATAATCGAGCTCACAAAG GGTACGAGAACCGCTTCCTGGAGCTGCAAAGTCACATACAGTCTGCAGTACCGGAAGTAGAGGTCTCTGGAAGTGTTGGTCGCAGTC AATCATTTGAAGTAACCTTAAATAATCAAACACTGTTTTCCAAGTTAGAGTCTGGAGGATTTCCAAATACTGATCAG ATTGTGAAGCAAATTGTTGATTATGATGGTGGGGGCGTTCAACAAGTAACAGATATTTCCTTCCCAGGatgcaatattttataa